Below is a genomic region from Persephonella sp..
AGACTTGAAGTATACCTGTCAGAAATGCAGTCCCTCCAACTTAGAATACAAAACTTCGCTTCGGGACTTCAGATGTCTAATACGAACACTAATGAATAAAATCTAACCAAAAAGGAGAAAGGGTATGACAAATCCATACGCTGCTTACGTAAAGAGTTCAGAAAGTGTAGAAACTAAAGAAGAGCTTTTAATTAAGGTATTTGAAGAGATCCTGAGCCTTCTTAACATTTCTATTTATGCTATTGAAGAAGGGGATATAAAAACAAAAGCTGAAAATCTAACAAAGGTAACAGATGCTGTTGCTGTTCTTCA
It encodes:
- the fliS gene encoding flagellar export chaperone FliS, coding for MTNPYAAYVKSSESVETKEELLIKVFEEILSLLNISIYAIEEGDIKTKAENLTKVTDAVAVLQASLDMEKGGEIAKNLYSIYEFCLEELIKANATNDKEKIKQIIEVLTPIYEGFKEAVKKIRE